The following are from one region of the Haloactinomyces albus genome:
- a CDS encoding hydrogenase maturation nickel metallochaperone HypA/HybF yields MHELGITQSIVEAVLDVVEEPRITRLQLEIGRLSGVVPDSVRFCFDLVAEGTALDGAQLDIVEPEGRGSCRRCGAEFEVPDLIVLCPCGSADVAVLEGRELRVRSVEVP; encoded by the coding sequence GTGCACGAGTTGGGTATCACCCAGAGCATCGTGGAGGCGGTGCTCGACGTGGTCGAGGAGCCGCGCATCACCCGGCTCCAACTGGAGATCGGCAGGCTCTCCGGCGTGGTCCCCGACTCGGTGCGGTTCTGCTTCGACCTCGTGGCCGAGGGAACGGCGTTGGACGGTGCGCAGCTGGACATCGTGGAACCGGAAGGGCGCGGTTCCTGCAGGCGGTGCGGAGCCGAGTTCGAGGTGCCGGATCTCATCGTGCTGTGTCCCTGCGGGAGTGCCGACGTGGCGGTACTCGAAGGTCGGGAACTACGGGTCAGATCGGTGGAGGTGCCATAG
- the hypB gene encoding hydrogenase nickel incorporation protein HypB: MCSTCGCSAGAGVRVSGPEVAERGQGRDHGHGHAHEQDHEQDRAPAHGHGHSHGHTQEAAPAEPGRTRTILLEQEVLAKNDLLAQRNRAWLAEREILALNLMSSPGSGKTTLLERTLREAGARIPVSVIEGDQETLLDAGRLRATGCTVVQVNTGAGCHLDADMIEQALRSLAPPERSVVFIENVGNLVCPALFDLGERGKVVVASVTEGEDKPLKYPNMFAATDLVLLNKVDLLPHLDYDVELFTSYARRINPDVRVLPVSATKGDGLRDWYAWLHRHVEEG, encoded by the coding sequence ATGTGCAGCACGTGCGGATGTTCGGCCGGTGCCGGTGTCCGGGTGAGCGGCCCGGAGGTCGCGGAGCGCGGGCAGGGCCGTGATCACGGGCATGGCCACGCGCACGAGCAGGACCACGAGCAGGACCGTGCGCCTGCCCACGGGCACGGTCACTCGCACGGCCACACGCAGGAAGCGGCTCCCGCGGAGCCGGGCAGGACGCGAACGATCCTGCTGGAGCAGGAGGTGCTGGCCAAGAACGACCTCCTGGCACAGCGCAATCGCGCATGGCTGGCCGAGCGGGAGATCCTCGCCCTCAATCTGATGAGTTCACCGGGCTCGGGGAAGACGACCTTGCTCGAACGCACCCTCCGGGAGGCCGGAGCCCGGATTCCGGTGTCGGTGATCGAGGGGGATCAGGAAACACTGCTGGACGCCGGTCGGCTGCGGGCCACGGGGTGCACCGTGGTTCAGGTCAACACCGGCGCCGGTTGTCACCTCGATGCGGACATGATCGAGCAGGCACTGCGCTCGCTGGCTCCGCCCGAGCGGTCGGTGGTGTTCATCGAGAACGTCGGCAATCTCGTGTGCCCGGCGCTGTTCGACCTCGGAGAGCGCGGCAAGGTCGTGGTGGCCTCGGTGACCGAGGGCGAGGACAAACCACTGAAGTATCCGAACATGTTCGCCGCGACCGATCTCGTCCTGCTGAACAAGGTCGATCTGCTCCCGCATCTCGACTATGACGTGGAGCTGTTCACCAGCTATGCCAGGCGGATCAACCCCGATGTCCGGGTCCTGCCGGTCTCGGCGACGAAGGGGGACGGTCTCCGGGACTGGTACGCCTGGCTGCACCGGCACGTCGAAGAAGGTTAG